A window of Maniola hyperantus chromosome 26, iAphHyp1.2, whole genome shotgun sequence contains these coding sequences:
- the LOC117994228 gene encoding zinc finger protein 723-like, which produces MDSSIMVETLPIFGTCSLCLVEGVVKSMLIKQITTNKTESYTDMLLKCFAIDMSALDLDDTKRLICDICIQQLETCLEFKQQVEVSLKTLEETVKLKQADQQMRIKVEVDADTKTNDTKTKRRLRDVKKELASAIGLSNDNYIDNDSDNERLVFSNVKQESLDDSDFDDHTILNDLLIKKEVDEYRPRTRQKARKKTLSTKKKKISYSTKRQVDLNDTKKMLQSGLFPFKINKNQIYCCAVCPEKSAVLDDIKSHIMEHNISNISLAFKKMLSSNLQIFYKSSQKLGCKICSNEISDYDNLKRHINSCVNSSSRWNNLPFKLEKDQLDCPICKKTFLNFVSLNTHMNVHYPNHICDSCGKAFASKARLRGHIRTHEIGDFPCKYCDAVFDRVTKRENHVSKEHKSGIRYACKRCNISLTSFYARQKHLAEVHNEELKRYKCKACPQSYITPGHLSSHVRRDHLNERNHKCNKCDLAFYTRNSLKMHMIKHDGERIHACNICNKSYQRKKTLREHMRIHTNDKRFVCPVCGRAFTQKCTLKGHLKVHERKVDLDDRIPQPLHSI; this is translated from the exons ATGGATTCATCGATAATGGTGGAAACGTTGCCTATATTCGGCACTTGTAGTTTATGTCTTGTCGAAGGCGTTGTAAAGAGTATGCTAATTAAACAAATCACGACAAATAAGACAGAATCCTACACCGATATGTTGCTTAAATGCTTTGCTATTGAT ATGTCTGCGTTGGACTTGGATGACACAAAAAGGCTGATATGCGACATCTGCATCCAGCAGCTGGAGACCTGCCTAGAGTTCAAACAGCAGGTGGAAGTGTCCCTGAAGACTTTGGAAGAAACTGTCAAACttaaac AAGCAGATCAGCAAATGCGCATCAAAGTGGAAGTAGATGCAGATACAAAAACTAATG ATACGAAAACGAAACGTCGTTTAAGAGACGTGAAGAAAGAATTGGCATCAGCCATTGGTCTGTCTAACGACAACTATATTGACAATGATTCCG ATAATGAAAGATTGGTGTTTTCAAATGTCAAACAAGAATCTTTGGATGACAGCGATTTTGATGATCACacaa TTCTCAACGACTTGCTTATCAAGAAAGAAGTGGACGAATACCGTCCTCGTACCAGACAGAAAGCAAGAAAAAAGACGCTGTCcacaaaaaagaagaaaatttcATATTCCACAAAGAGACAAGTCGATTTGAACGACACGAAAAAAATGCTCCAATCCGGCCTATTCCCGTTCAAAATCAACAAAAACCAAATTTACTGTTGCGCGGTGTGCCCCGAAAAATCCGCCGTTTTGGACGACATAAAATCACACATAATGGAACATAACATCTCGAACATATCCCTGGCGTTCAAAAAAATGCTCTCCTCGAacctacaaatattttataaatcatcACAAAAGTTAGGCTGCAAAATTTGCTCAAACGAAATTTCGGATTACGACAACCTAAAGCGTCATATAAACTCTTGCGTAAATTCTAGTTCTAGATGGAACAACTTGCCTTTTAAATTGGAAAAAGACCAATTGGATTGTCCGATTTGCAAAAAAACGTTTCTAAACTTCGTCAGTTTGAACACACATATGAATGTTCACTATCCTAACCATATATGCGATAGCTGTGGTAAGGCGTTCGCTTCGAAAGCAAGATTACGTGGTCATATAAGAACGCATGAAATAGGGGATTTTCCGTGTAAATATTGCGATGCGGTATTCGACAGAGTCACGAAAAGGGAAAATCACGTGTCCAAAGAACATAAATCAGGTATTAGGTACGCTTGTAAACGTTGTAATATATCCCTAACCTCATTTTATGCGCGACAAAAACATTTAGCAGAAGTCCATAATGAAGAGTTGAAAAGATACAAATGCAAAGCTTGCCCGCAAAGTTATATAACACCGGGACATTTATCGAGTCATGTTAGACGCGATCATTTGAACGAAAGGAACCATAAGTGTAACAAATGCGATCTAGCGTTTTATACTCGGAATTCGTTGAAGATGCATATGATTAAACACGACGGGGAACGTATACACGCGTGTAACATATGTAACAAGTCGTATCAGAGGAAGAAAACTTTACGGGAACATATGAGGATACATACTAATGATAAAAGATTTGTCTGTCCGGTTTGCGGGCGGGCTTTCACTCAAAAGTGCACTTTGAAAGGTCACTTGAAGGTGCATGAGCGAAAAGTTGATTTGGATGACAGAATCCCACAGCCGTTGCATTCGATTTAg
- the LOC117994229 gene encoding uncharacterized protein, with product MSQALQGNKNLYADCENIKRSKPDVRVTEEIAKEIGRNYRTLPAFEKGLFDHVYTKHYSLHTNQLLRCRWLQYKKHIEQRQFAPCQFPNNRDLHFYNGCIRFLPSESIYRFPEHRMRLRPGPGVDFRGQVPIPQELLMKRGKTDKQDGAKVPKFKRENKLENK from the exons ATGAGCCAGGCTTTACAAGGAAATAAAAATCTCTATGCAGATTGTGAAAACATTAAGCGAAGTAAACCCGATGTTCGTGTTACTGAAG aaatAGCAAAGGAAATCGGGCGCAACTATCGGACGCTGCCCGCGTTCGAGAAGGGCCTATTCGACCACGTGTACACGAAGCATTACTCCCTGCACACCAACCAGCTGCTGCGATGTCGCTGGCTGCAGTACAAGAAGCATATCGAGCAACGCCAGTTCGCGCCGTGCCAGTTCCCTAACAACAG GGATTTACATTTCTACAACGGCTGCATTCGATTCCTGCCGTCCGAATCGATATATCGATTCCCAGAGCATCGAATGAGACTGCGTCCCGGGCCGGGCGTCGACTTCCGCGGACAGGTGCCCATCCCGCAGGAGCTGCTGATGAAGCGCGGGAAAACGGACAAACAAGATGGCGCCAAAGTACCAAAGTTCAAGAGAGAGAACaaacttgaaaataaataa
- the LOC117994124 gene encoding zinc finger protein OZF-like: MTIYERLNAATFLQHTTVTPFFYQQANFKCFYCSQIFPEVNSVLQHTSLHSVPDRSTLLKQYLRKGKRVIKVDISALKCRLCDQKFSDLDDIRKHLATVHHQEFNTAGNGLMAYNLSSTKGLLSCHKCGKTFNSFFLLNRHMNVHFSVVCETCGLGFISHQRLINHRIVHQNGVHKCERCQEVFPTKLKLRYHLFKKHEEPNSKKSKPLKCPHCLERFSEHYRKMTHLKEVHGITFTFDCQVCKAVYPTRRALTEHTTKQHMQTIQCKVCGKCFGTKSLLKMHMRGHTGERNFYCTVCPKAYMHERTLKEHMRVHGPVWKFTCTECGNGFHNRNDYNKHVKQWHPQWQFRTIVKNFGTGAIS; the protein is encoded by the coding sequence ATGACGATATATGAACGGCTCAACGCCGCCACTTTCCTACAGCATACCACGGTCACGCCATTCTTTTACCAGCAGGCGAATTTCAAATGCTTTTACTGCTCCCAAATCTTCCCAGAAGTCAACTCGGTGTTGCAGCACACATCCCTACATTCAGTGCCCGATAGATCCACTTTACTGAAACAGTATTTGAGAAAAGGCAAACGAGTTATAAAAGTCGATATTTCCGCTCTAAAATGCAGGCTCTGTGATCAGAAGTTTTCTGATCTCGATGACATAAGAAAGCATTTAGCCACTGTTCACCATCAAGAGTTTAATACGGCAGGGAACGGTCTAATGGCTTACAATTTGAGTTCGACCAAAGGTCTCCTGTCATGTCACAAGTGCGGGAAGACTTTCAACTCTTTCTTCCTCCTCAACAGACATATGAATGTTCACTTCAGCGTCGTCTGCGAGACTTGTGGCCTCGGCTTCATATCTCACCAACGTTTGATCAACCATCGCATTGTCCATCAGAACGGGGTACACAAATGCGAGAGGTGTCAGGAAGTTTTCCCGACAAAATTGAAACTGAGgtatcatttatttaaaaagcacgAAGAACCAAATTCGAAGAAAAGTAAACCGTTGAAATGCCCGCATTGCTTGGAAAGGTTTTCGGAGCATTATAGGAAGATGACGCATTTGAAAGAAGTGCACGGGATCACCTTTACCTTTGACTGTCAAGTTTGTAAAGCTGTATACCCGACGCGAAGAGCTTTGACGGAGCATACGACAAAACAGCACATGCAAACGATACAGTGTAAAGTATGTGGGAAATGTTTTGGGACGAAGTCATTGTTGAAGATGCATATGCGAGGGCATACGGGAGAACGGAATTTCTACTGCACGGTATGCCCCAAGGCGTACATGCATGAAAGGACGTTAAAGGAGCACATGAGGGTGCATGGTCCGGTATGGAAGTTCACTTGTACGGAATGTGGGAACGGGTTTCACAATCGTAACGATTATAACAAGCACGTGAAGCAGTGGCATCCTCAGTGGCAGTTTAGAACTATTGTAAAGAACTTTGGAACTGGAGCAATAAGTTAG